The DNA window ACGACCGCTGTGCTCGATCCTGTTCCCAGCGACGAGCGACGCCGAGGTCCTGCTGGAGGAGACGGCGATTGCCCAACCTGCCCTCGTGGCGCTCGAACTCTCGCTCGTCACCCTGTGGCGCGCGTGGGGTGTGGAGCCGGATCTCGTCATGGGCCACAGCGTCGGCGAGATTGCGGCCGCCTGCGTCGCCGGCGTGCTCGGTCAGGAGGACGCGCTCAGACTCGCGGCCGAGCGCGGGCGCCTGATGCAGGCGTTGCCAACAGGTGGCGCCATGGCCGCGATCGCTGCTGGGGCCACCGAGGTGGCAGCGCTGATCGGACCCGAAGCAGGTCCAGTCTCGATCGCTGCGCTCAACGGCCCAGCGGACACCACGATTTCCGGACCGCGTGAGGCGGTCGCCGCGCTCATAGAGCGCTGTCAGGAGGCGGGGTGGCGAACCCGAATGCTGCCCGTCTCCCACGCGTTCCATTCGGCGCAGATGGATCCCGTGCTCGACGATCTCGAGCGCGTCGCAGCCAGCATCCGACGTTCTCCACCGCGCCTCCCGCTCGTCTCCAACGTGTCCGGAACCCTCGCAGGCCTGGAGCTCATGGGCCCGGCGTACATCCGGCGTCAGGCGCGTCAGGCGGTGCAGTTCGAGGCCGGAATGCGCACGCTCGCGGCCGAAGGTGTGACGGTGTTCGTGGAGATCGGCCCAGCGCCAGCGCTGCTCGCCATGGGGCGAAGGTGCCTGCCCGATCACGAGGGAGCCTTCCTGCCTTCGATGCGTAAGGGCACGGATGACGCACGGCAGATGCTCACGAGTCTCGGTGCGCTCTTCGTGCGCGGGGTGACGGTCGACTGGGGCGGGCACCACCGCCCCTTTGCACGGCGGCTGTCGGCTGCACCGACCTACCCATTCCAGGGCCACCACCACTGGGTCGACACCCCCGCCCGCCGCGCGGCGCTGGAGGCACCCGTCTACGAGCTGTCGTGGGTCGACGCCCCTCGGGGCGACGTCACCGTGCCCTCCTCGAGGCGGCGCTGGCTCGTCCTCTCCGACCGCGAGGGGGTAGGCGCGGCACTCTCTGCACGGCTCGTCGCGGGAGGCGATGAGGTCTTCATCGCCATCCCTGGCGACCACTTCACGCGAGAGGGCCCCCACTTCACGCTACCTCCAGGCGACCCTCAGGCCTTCGCGCAGCTGCTCGCGGAGGCGCAGGCCGGCGGCGACCCACCGCTCACGGGCATCGTGCACCTGTGGAGCCTGGACACCTCGGCGACCTCCCTCGAAGCGCTCTGGCACGCCCAGGAGCTCGGCTGTGCGAGCGCCGTGCTCACTGTCCAGGCGCTCCTTCGCAGCGCTCCGGGGATGGCTCTGGGCACACTCGGAGCCCCTCCTTCGAAGGAGACGGAGGCGGGCGCACCACCGCGCCTCTGGCTGGTCACACGCGGTGCGCAGGCGGCCACGAAGGAAGGAGGTAGCGACCACGCGCTCGCGATTGCGCAAGCGCCACTCTGGGGCCTCGGGCGAGGCCTCCTCGTCGAGCACGCCGAGATCTTCGGCGGCCTGGTCGACCTCGATCCGAACACTCCGCCGGAGGACGTCGAGCTGCTGACGCTCGAAATCCTCGCCCCCGATCGAGAGCAACAGCTCGCGCTCCGCGCAGGGATGCGGCGCGCGCTTCGCCTGCTTCACGCCCAGCCCCTCGACCGCACCCCGATTTCACTGCGGCCCGACGGAACCTACTGGATCACCGGCGGCCTTGGCGGCATTGGCCTTGAGGTCGCGCGCTGGATGGTGGACCGCGGCGCACGCCACCTCGTCCTCACCGGTCGTCGACCTCCCGAGGGGCCGACCGAGGCCGTCGTGCACGCGCTCGAACAGAGGGGCATACGGGTCGCGGTCATCGCGAGTGACGTGGCGCAGCCCGCGGATGTCGCACGCGTGCTCACCGAAATCGACCATGCGATGCCACCTCTGCGGGGGATCGTCCACGCCGCTGGCGTGCTCGCCGACCGACTCCTCCCCCAGCAGGATCTCGAGAGTCTCCGAGAGGTTCTCTCACCGAAGATCGCAGGCGCCTTCAACCTGCACGAGCAGACCGCGGAGCGGCCGCTGGATTTCTTCGTGCTGTTCTCGTCGGCCTCGGGCTGGTTCGGTGCGCATGGCAAAGCCGTCTACGCGGCCGCCAATACGTTCCTCGACGCCCTCGCCCACCATCGCCGAGCCCGACGCTTGACCGCGCTCACCGTGAGCTGGGGTCTCTGGGCGGGCGTCGGCATGGCTCAAGGTACCGAGGCCAACCGATGGCAAGCGCGCGGGGTTGGGCTCATCGTACCCGAGCGGGGACTCGATCGGCTCGGACGCGCCATCGCGGTCGATCGTACGGAGCTGGGGGTCTTCTTCTACGACTGGGAGCGCTTCTTCTCGGCCGCCGCGGTCGAGCCGCCACCCCTCTTCGACACCTTGCTCGCAGCCACGCCGCGACGCGCGGGGCCGCCAGATGCGTCCCCTGGGCGGCTCGCCCTCGCGCGGGCGCTGGAGCAGGCGTTGCCAGGCGAACGCGAGGCCACACTGCAGCGGCTCCTCCGGGGTGAGGTCGCCGCCATCCTGGGACAGAATCCCGCGCGCGCTCCGGACCCCCGGCAGGGCTTCTTCGAGATGGGGATGGACTCGCTCATGGCCATGGAACTCAAGCGACGGCTCGAGATCGGCCTGGGGATTTCCCTACAAGCGAGCACCATCTTCAACTTCCCGACCATCGAAGCCCTGTCTGGGAGACTGCTCGCAGCCTCCCGTTCAGCAACGCCGCAGCGAGCGGAGTCCGACGCCGACGAGGCCATGCGCGCCGAGGTCGAGGACCTCTCGGACGACGAGGCAGCCCTGGCGCTCGCAGAACTCGCCGCGGAGGTGCTCGGCGACGACGAGGAGATGATGGAATGAGCCGCCAAGGGCCGTCCGACCCCGCGGATCTTTCCGCACAGAAGCGCGCTCTGCTCGCCCTGAAAAAGCTCCAGACGAAGCTCGACACCATGGAGCGCGCGGCGACCGAGCCGATCGCGATCGTTGGCGCGTCATGCCGGTTTCCGGGCGGCGCGGACGACCTCCCCTCGTTCTGGCGCCTCCTCCATGAGGGCCACGACGCCGTGCGCGACGTGCCGCCTGGTCGCTGGTCTGCCGAGCGCTATTACGATCCCGATCCCCAGGCCGCCGGCAAGACGTACACCCGCAGCGCGGGATTCCTCGAGCGCGTCGATGGATTCGACGCCCTCTTCTTCGGGATTTCACCGCGCGAGGCCGCCCGGATGGATCCGCAGCAGCGGCTCCTGCTCGAAGTGGCGTGGGAAGCGCTGGAGGACGCGGGTCACCCGCCGAGCACCCTCACGGCTCAGCGAACCGGCGTGTTCCTGGGCATCGGGGTCAACGACTACATCCAGCTCGGCGGCGCCGATCCCAGCAAGATCGATGCTTACGACGGGACAGGAAACGGCTTCTGCTTCGCTGCAGGCCGCATCTCGTACGCGCTCGGCCTGAATGGCCCCAGCCTCGCCATCGACACCGCCTGCTCGTCCTCGCTCGTGGCCTTGCACATCGCGGCCCAGAGCCTGCGAGCGAGTGAGTGCCGCGTCGCCCTCGTCGCAGGCGTTCAGCTCCTCCTGTCACCCCTGCCGTTCGTGTTCCTCTCGCGCCTCCGGGCCCTGGCGCCCGATGGCCGCTGCAAGACCTTCGACGCCGCAGCAGACGGCTACGGACGAGGAGAGGGCGCGGCAGCCATCGTGCTGAAGCGCCTGTCCGACGCCCGCGCCGACGGCGATCGCATCCTCGCCCTCGTTCGCGGCTCTGCGATCAACCATGACGGCGCTTCGAGCGGCTTCACCGTACCGAACGGGCTCGCACAACGGACCCTCCTCCGGAGCGCACTCGCCGCTGCCGGCGCGGCTCCATCGGATATCGACTATGTGGAGGCTCATGGAACCGGGACGCGGCTCGGCGACCCGATCGAGCTCGACGCGCTGGCAGAGGTGCTCGGCGATGGGCGCGCCCCCGATCGACCGCTGCTCGTGGGCTCGGCCAAGACGAACGTCGGCCACCTCGAGGCTGCCGCGGGCCTCGTGGGCCTGCTCAAGGTGGTCCTCGCGCTGGAGCACGGCGAGATCCCCGCACACCTCCACTTTCGCACCCCGAGCCCGCTCATCGGGTGGGACGCGCTCCCTGTCCGCGTCGCCGCGGAACGCACCCCCTGGCCCCGCCTCGAAGGGCGTCGCCTCGCAGGCGTCAGCTCGTTCGGCCTGAGCGGCACCAACGCGCACGTCGTGCTGGAGGCGGCCCCCCCGCCGGCTCCTCGCCCAGTGCTCGTCGATCGCAGCGCACACGCAATCACCCTCTCAGCACGCAGTCCGGAGGCACTCCGTGCGCTCGCAGGGCGGTACACACGCTTCCTCGCGCAGGCGCCGCTACCGCCGCTCGGAGACATCGCATTCACGGCGAACGCAGGCAGGACTCACCTGCGCTGCCGTAGCGCGTTCGTCGGCACCGACGTCGATGAGCTGTGCCGCGCGATCTCGGCCTACGCCGGCGGCGAGGAGGCCGCGATCTCAGGCACGTGCGGCAGGGACCGGCCCCGCATCGCGTTCCTGTTCACCGGCCAAGGCGCCCAGTACCCCGGCATGGGTCGCGACCTGTACGAACGCGAGCCGGTCTTCCGCGAGGCGATCGACCGCTGCGACGCGATCTGTCGCCCACTCCTGCCCGCCTCGCTCTGCTCGGTACTCTTCGCTGCCGACGGCGAAGCCACCGGGACATCGCTCGACGACACCCTGTACACACAGCCCGCGCTCTTCGCGCTGGAGTACGCCCTCACCGAGCTCTGGCGGAGCTTCGGCGTGACCCCACAGGTCGTGATGGGACACAGCGTCGGTGAGATCGCAGCGGCCTGTGTCGCCGGCGTCCTCAACCTCGAAGATGCACTCCGACTCGTCTGCGAGCGGAGCCGGCGCATGCATGCACTGCCACCAGGCGGTGCCATGGCCGCCATCGCGGCCTCCGAGGCCCACGTCGTCGAGGCTCTGGCCAATGTGAGCGCCTCGGTCTCAGTCGCGGCCGTGAACGGCCCGTCGGAGACGGTGATCTCCGGCGCGGCCGAGGTCGTCGCCGAACGGATCGCGTGGTTCGTGTCCCACGGGATCAAGGCACAACCCCTCGCTGTCTCGCATGCGTTCCACTCCCCCCAGATGGACCCGATCCTGGACGACTTCCAGGCAGCGATCGCTGGCCTTTCCTACTCCCCGCCTCAGATCGGCTTCATCTCCAACTTGACTGGCCGACCTGCGGAGTCCGGACAGACGCTCGACGCGGCTTACTGGCGCCGCCACGCGCGCGCGCCCGTGCGATTCGCTGCGGGGATGGCTGCCCTCGCGGAGCTGCAGATCGACGTGTTCGTCGAAGTCGGGCCGAGACCCACCCTGCTCGGCATGGGTCGCAGGAGCCTGCCCGATCATCCGGGCGCGTGGCTGCCATCACTCCGCAAAGGGCAGGATGAGCAGCGGCAGATCCTGACGAGCCTCACGACACTTCACGTGCGCGGCGCCCCTGTGGACTGGGCAGCCTACGATCATGGCCGCACCCGGCGTCGGGTCGCCCTCCCGACCTACCCCTTCGAGCGGGAGCGCTACTGGATCGAGCAGCCCGACGCGGACCTCGCCGACCACCCCTCGGCGAAGTCGACCGAGGAGCCGGACCGCATCGCGTGCCCTCCCGTGTCCGATCGCAACGCGTCCGTCTCCAGCGGGCCCCTGGTAGAAACGAACTCCGACGTCGTCCGTCGCCTGCGCACAGCCTCTCCCGCGCGGCGTCGCCATCTGCTCGCCACGCACGTAGCGTCCGAGGTGGCTCGGGTGCTGGGTTTCGACCCGGCACGGCCCCTGGATCCCGCGCTCGGGTTCTTCGAGCTCGGCATGGACTCGCTCCTCTCCGTCGAACTCCGGGGTCGCCTTCAGAAGAGCCTCGGGTGCGCACTGCCCACCACCGTCGCGTTCGACTATCCGAGCGTGGACGCACTCACCGCGCATCTGGCCCGGAATGTCCTGGACCTGGAGGGGCGAGCCCCCCCGATCACCGCTGCCGCGATCCGACGAGACGAGCCGGTCGCGATCATCGGAATGGCATGCCGCTTCCCCGGTGGCGCCAACAACGTCGACGCCTACTGGCGTCTGCTGCGCGACGGCGCCGATGCCACGCACGAGGTCCCCCGGGATCGATGGGACGTCGACGCCTACTACGACCCGGATCCCGACGCCCCGGGCAAGATGATCAGCCGCCGTGGCGGCTTCGTGCAGGGCATCGGCGTCGACATGTTCGATGCCTCGTTCTTCCACATCTCGCCCCGCGAAGCGGTGACCATGGATCCTCAGCAGCGCATCCTGCTGGAGACCACATGGGAGGCTCTGGAGGACGCGGGTCAGATCGCAGATCGGCTCGTCTCGAGTCGCACCGCGGTCATGCTCGGGATTGCGAGCAACGACTACGCAGCCCTCCTCGGCAGCTCGGAGGGGTCGAGCACCATCGACGGTTACGCCTTGACCGGCAACGCAGCGAGCTGCGCCGCGGGGCGCATCTCGTTCATCCTCGGCCTTCAAGGGCCCTGCCTGTCGGTCGACACGTCGTGTTCGTCTTCGCTCGTGGCGACCCACCTCGCCTGTCAGGCCCTGCGCAACGGCGAGGCCGAGCTCGCCATCGCGGGCGGTGCCAACCTCATCCTCCTCCCCGAAGTGAACGTCATGTTCTCGCGCCTCCGCGCCCTCTCCCCGGACGGTCGCTGCAAGGCGTTCGATGCTTCGGCCAACGGCTACGTCCGCGGCGAGGGTGCGGGGATCGTGATCCTGAAGCGCCTGTCGGATGCGCTCCGCGACGGCGACCGCATCCACGCCGTGCTCCGCGGCTCCGCAGTCAACCACGACGGCAGATCGAGCGGACTCACGGTCCCGAACGGTCCGGCCCAGCAAGCCGTCATCCGCCAGGCCCTGGCGAGTGCCGGCGTCAGCCCGGCCCAGGTGGGCCACATCGAGGCCCACGGCACGGGCACGCCACTGGGCGACCCCATCGAGGTGCAGTCGATCGCGGCCGTGCTCGGCGAGGGCCGGCCCGCCAGCTCCCCCGTGCTCCTCGGCACGGCCAAGGCCAACATCGGCCACCTCGAAGCAGGAGCTGGCGTGGCAGGCCTCATCAAGGCGGCCCTCTGCGTCAAACACGGCGAGATTCCGTCGAACCCCCTGTTCGAGACCCCCAGCCCGAAGATCCCCTGGGCCGACATCCCGGTCGTGGTTCCGACCGAGCTCACCGCGTGGCCCGCCATCGACGGGCCGCGCACCACGGGCGTGAGCTCGTTCGGCATGAGCGGGACCAACGCGCACGTCGTGCTCACCGAGCCCCCCTTGGCCTTCGCGCCCGAGCCGTTCACCTCCGGGTCCCCGCCACTCGTGCACCTGCTCCCGATCTCCGCACGCAGTCCGGAAGCGCTGCGCGCGCTCGCGACCGCCTACCGCGATGCCCTGTCGCGTGGCGCGCTCTCCGGAGACGACGTTCTCGCCCACGACGTCTGCTTCACGGCTGGCACCCGCCGGACGCACCACCTGCACCGGCTCGCCGTGCGCGGCGCGAGCCGCGAGGACCTCGTCGCGGGGCTCGACGCGGCGCTCACAAACTGGAGTTCCAGCGCCTCACCTGCGCGGGGACGCAAGCTCGCCTTCATGTTCTCGGGCCACAACTCGCAGTGGGTGGGCATGGCGCGGGGGCTGCTCGATGAGCCTGTCTTCGCCGAAGCCCTCGGGGCATGTTCGCGCGCCCTCGCGCCCTACCTGGGCGAGTCGCTGCTCGATCTGCTCGCCTCGGGCGAGGACCGCTACCACGAGATGCATGTGGTCCACCCCGCGCTCTTCTCGGTCCAGGTGGCCCTCGCTGCGCTCTGGCGCTCCTGGGGCGTCGAGCCGGACGCCGTGGTGGGTCACAGCTTCGGCGAAATCGCCGCAGCCCACGTCTCTGGCGCGCTCTCGCTCGACGACGCGGCACGCGTGATCGGACTGCGCTCCGTGCTCTACGAGCGCCTCCGCACCTCGGGCCCGCGCGGGGCCATGGCCTCCGTGGAGCTATCGACGGACGACGCACGCGCGGCCATCGCCGACATGAACGACCGCGTCTTCATCGCCGTCTCGACAGGACCGACTTCGAGTGTCCTCTCCGGCGAGGCAACAGCGGTCGAGCAGGTCGTGAAGGAACTCGAGCAGCGCGGGATCTTCGGGCGCCTCCTCCGCGTCTCCATCGCGGGTCACAGCCCGCACGTCGAGCCGCTCCGCGAGGAACTGGTCGCGGGCCTCCAGGGGATCGAACCGCGGCAGACCGCGGTGCCTATGTTTTCCACCGTCCTCGGCCAGTACATCGATGGCGAGGCCCTCGACGCCGACTACTGGGGTAGGAACCTTCGCGACCGGGTGCGGTTCTGGGACGCCCTCCAGGGTCTCGCTGAAGACGGTTTCGACGCTTTCCTGGAAGTGAGCCCTCACCCGGTGCTCCAGAACGCCGTGGAGCAGGGGCTGCATCAGCTCGGGCGGGACGGGCTCGCGCTCCCGAGCTTGCGGCGCGACGAGCCCGAACGACCCTCGCTGCTCGACACGCTCGGCGCACTCTACACAGCGGGCTACCCGATCGAGTTCGGCCGCCTCTTCCCGAGCGGGGGTCGCGTCGTGGACCTGCCGACCTATCGTTTCCAGCGCACGCGCCACTGGATTGAAACGCCCACGCGCAATGCCCCTGCCGGACAGACCTCGGCCCGAGGCCCACGCTTGCTCGGCGAGCGGATCACCTCGGCGCGCTCGCCCGGGGAGCATTACCTCGCCCTCGCCCTCGCTCCCGCCGCCTTTCCCTTGCTGAAGGAGTACGTGCTCCGACGGCTCCCGCTCGTCTCACCCGCCGTGCTCCTGGGGATCGCCTGGGCCGCGGCTGCCGAGGTCCTCGACGTCTCGCCCACCACCGGCCCAGACCACCGCGCGTCACCGCTCGTCCTCGAAGACGTCGCACTGCACACGCCATGGGTCGTTCCCCAGGAGGGTCCCCGGCACGCCCAGCTCATCCTCTCCTCGCGTGCGGAAAACGACGCATCGTTCGAGATTTTCAGCAGCGCGACTCCCGGTGGTCCATGGCAGCGCCACGCCGCCGGTCGAAGCCGGCGTCTCTCGCCCGACGAGATCTCGATGCCAGCCCCCGTCGCGCTCGCCGAGATCCGGGCGAGGTGCGCCGAGGAACTCACCGGCGAAGCCTTCCTCGACGGGCTCGCGGCAGGGGGCCTCGCCCTGGGCCCTGGCCTCCGGTGCGTCGAGCGTGTCTGGCGCCGGCCAGGCGAGGTGCTGGGTCTCTTCAAGCTCTCCGAGCGCGGCGCTGCCGAAGCTGGCGCGCTCCGCCTTCACCCCGCCTTGCTCGACAATGCGCTGCATCTCCTTGAAGCAGCCTCCTCCGCCGAAAATGAAGGCACGAGGATCGCTGCGACGTTCGAGCGGGTGCGGATCGCCGGACAGCCTGGCGCCGTGGTCTGGGGCCACGCGCGTCTCCGCGAAGAAAACGACACCCCGCCAGGCACCGTGACGGGCGACGTCTCGCTCCTCGACGAGGCTGGACGCGCTTTCGCCGAGCTCGCGGGCGTCACCCTCACCCCCGCCCCTCGCACGCTCGTGGGCGAGACCGCGCGGCACTGCCTCGACACCTGGTCCTACGAGATCCGCTGGGAGGCGATGGCGCGCACGCCTCCGCGGCGTCCCGTCGAGAAGGGCGCCTGGCTGGTGCTCGCCGATCGAGGCGGCCTTGGCGAGGCCGCCGCCGACCAGCTCACGCGGCGCGGCCACGTGGCGCTGCTCGCGACCTCCGGTCCACGCGAGGCGCTGGGCGGAGGCCGCTTCCACATCGACCCGGCGAGCCGCGCCGACCTCGCATGGCTCCTCGATCACGCCCGCGGCGCGGGGCCAGCGGTGCGCGGCGTCGTGCATCTCCTCAGCCTCGACGCACCTCCCACGGAAGCGCTCACGCTCGAGACGCTGGTCGCCGCGCAGCAGCTCGGCTGCGCCACCGTCCCTCCCCTCGTCCAAGCGCTCCTCGACGCAGCGCTCCCGATCTCGCCCCAGCTCTGGCTCATCACCCGGGGCGCGCAGCCTGCAGGCGGAGCCCCCGAGCCGCTCGCCGTGGCGCAGGCTCCGCTCTGGGGTATTGGCCGCATCGCTGCGCTCGAGCATCCCGAACTCTGGGGCGGCCTCCTCGATCTCGATCCCCACGCCCCGTCCGGCGCGATCCAGGCCGAGGCAGCGAGGGTCGTCGACGAGCTGCTCGGACCCGACGGCGAGGATCTCCTCGCGCTCCGCGGCGCCGAGCGTCGCGTGGCGCGCCTGATCCGGAGCCCTGCGCTCCCCCTCCCTGCAGAGCGCCCCGGGCTCCGACCAGACGCCACCTACCTGATCACGGGCGGCCTGCACGGCCTGGGCCTCGAGGTTGCCCGCTGGATGGTCGAAGCAGGGGCCCGCCACCTCGTGTTGACCGGCCGCCGCGGGTTGCCCGACCCCACCGCCGACGGGGCCGCCGAGATCCACACGGCCATCGCGAACCTGGAGCGAGCCGGTGCATCCATCCGGATCGTCGCTGCCGAC is part of the Chondromyces crocatus genome and encodes:
- a CDS encoding type I polyketide synthase translates to MSRSTAREGRISAVKLALLAQQVRSKIEGAELLGSEPIAIVGMGCRLPGGADDPDRFWQLLARGTDAIREVPHDRWDIEAWYSPDPDTPGKMYTRWGGFLEGDVARFDADLFGIAPREAATMDPQQRVLLEVAWAALEDAGVAPNRIAGTAAGVFMGVSSTDYSSLLFADPDRISPYAASGAAGCIVSNRLSYLLDLRGPSVTIDTACSSSLVAVHLACQSLRSGESRVALAGGVNLLLIPEVTVALSRARMMAADGRCKVFDAQADGYVRGEGCGVLVLKRLSDALSARDRIHAVLRGTATNQDGRSNGLTAPNPRAQRDVIRAALDNAQCDPTEVTLIEAHGTGTSLGDPIEVEALKEVYGAPRGEGEACALGSVKANIGHLEAAAGVVGVIKAVLCLQYGAIPPHLHLGTLNPNISLESTPFVIPTALRPWSASKERRLAAVSSFGFGGTNAHVILEEAPAIPAPAGKTDRPMHVLPLSAQDEGALAALAGRYEEHLAGRPEASLPDLCFTAATTRTAFGHRLAIVGASSDEVRAGLTSLRKGTAAEGVHLGTAPGAGPLRVAFLFTGQGAQYASMGRRLYEVEPVFREALDRCEEMLRPYLERPLCSILFPATSDAEVLLEETAIAQPALVALELSLVTLWRAWGVEPDLVMGHSVGEIAAACVAGVLGQEDALRLAAERGRLMQALPTGGAMAAIAAGATEVAALIGPEAGPVSIAALNGPADTTISGPREAVAALIERCQEAGWRTRMLPVSHAFHSAQMDPVLDDLERVAASIRRSPPRLPLVSNVSGTLAGLELMGPAYIRRQARQAVQFEAGMRTLAAEGVTVFVEIGPAPALLAMGRRCLPDHEGAFLPSMRKGTDDARQMLTSLGALFVRGVTVDWGGHHRPFARRLSAAPTYPFQGHHHWVDTPARRAALEAPVYELSWVDAPRGDVTVPSSRRRWLVLSDREGVGAALSARLVAGGDEVFIAIPGDHFTREGPHFTLPPGDPQAFAQLLAEAQAGGDPPLTGIVHLWSLDTSATSLEALWHAQELGCASAVLTVQALLRSAPGMALGTLGAPPSKETEAGAPPRLWLVTRGAQAATKEGGSDHALAIAQAPLWGLGRGLLVEHAEIFGGLVDLDPNTPPEDVELLTLEILAPDREQQLALRAGMRRALRLLHAQPLDRTPISLRPDGTYWITGGLGGIGLEVARWMVDRGARHLVLTGRRPPEGPTEAVVHALEQRGIRVAVIASDVAQPADVARVLTEIDHAMPPLRGIVHAAGVLADRLLPQQDLESLREVLSPKIAGAFNLHEQTAERPLDFFVLFSSASGWFGAHGKAVYAAANTFLDALAHHRRARRLTALTVSWGLWAGVGMAQGTEANRWQARGVGLIVPERGLDRLGRAIAVDRTELGVFFYDWERFFSAAAVEPPPLFDTLLAATPRRAGPPDASPGRLALARALEQALPGEREATLQRLLRGEVAAILGQNPARAPDPRQGFFEMGMDSLMAMELKRRLEIGLGISLQASTIFNFPTIEALSGRLLAASRSATPQRAESDADEAMRAEVEDLSDDEAALALAELAAEVLGDDEEMME
- a CDS encoding type I polyketide synthase, which produces MSRQGPSDPADLSAQKRALLALKKLQTKLDTMERAATEPIAIVGASCRFPGGADDLPSFWRLLHEGHDAVRDVPPGRWSAERYYDPDPQAAGKTYTRSAGFLERVDGFDALFFGISPREAARMDPQQRLLLEVAWEALEDAGHPPSTLTAQRTGVFLGIGVNDYIQLGGADPSKIDAYDGTGNGFCFAAGRISYALGLNGPSLAIDTACSSSLVALHIAAQSLRASECRVALVAGVQLLLSPLPFVFLSRLRALAPDGRCKTFDAAADGYGRGEGAAAIVLKRLSDARADGDRILALVRGSAINHDGASSGFTVPNGLAQRTLLRSALAAAGAAPSDIDYVEAHGTGTRLGDPIELDALAEVLGDGRAPDRPLLVGSAKTNVGHLEAAAGLVGLLKVVLALEHGEIPAHLHFRTPSPLIGWDALPVRVAAERTPWPRLEGRRLAGVSSFGLSGTNAHVVLEAAPPPAPRPVLVDRSAHAITLSARSPEALRALAGRYTRFLAQAPLPPLGDIAFTANAGRTHLRCRSAFVGTDVDELCRAISAYAGGEEAAISGTCGRDRPRIAFLFTGQGAQYPGMGRDLYEREPVFREAIDRCDAICRPLLPASLCSVLFAADGEATGTSLDDTLYTQPALFALEYALTELWRSFGVTPQVVMGHSVGEIAAACVAGVLNLEDALRLVCERSRRMHALPPGGAMAAIAASEAHVVEALANVSASVSVAAVNGPSETVISGAAEVVAERIAWFVSHGIKAQPLAVSHAFHSPQMDPILDDFQAAIAGLSYSPPQIGFISNLTGRPAESGQTLDAAYWRRHARAPVRFAAGMAALAELQIDVFVEVGPRPTLLGMGRRSLPDHPGAWLPSLRKGQDEQRQILTSLTTLHVRGAPVDWAAYDHGRTRRRVALPTYPFERERYWIEQPDADLADHPSAKSTEEPDRIACPPVSDRNASVSSGPLVETNSDVVRRLRTASPARRRHLLATHVASEVARVLGFDPARPLDPALGFFELGMDSLLSVELRGRLQKSLGCALPTTVAFDYPSVDALTAHLARNVLDLEGRAPPITAAAIRRDEPVAIIGMACRFPGGANNVDAYWRLLRDGADATHEVPRDRWDVDAYYDPDPDAPGKMISRRGGFVQGIGVDMFDASFFHISPREAVTMDPQQRILLETTWEALEDAGQIADRLVSSRTAVMLGIASNDYAALLGSSEGSSTIDGYALTGNAASCAAGRISFILGLQGPCLSVDTSCSSSLVATHLACQALRNGEAELAIAGGANLILLPEVNVMFSRLRALSPDGRCKAFDASANGYVRGEGAGIVILKRLSDALRDGDRIHAVLRGSAVNHDGRSSGLTVPNGPAQQAVIRQALASAGVSPAQVGHIEAHGTGTPLGDPIEVQSIAAVLGEGRPASSPVLLGTAKANIGHLEAGAGVAGLIKAALCVKHGEIPSNPLFETPSPKIPWADIPVVVPTELTAWPAIDGPRTTGVSSFGMSGTNAHVVLTEPPLAFAPEPFTSGSPPLVHLLPISARSPEALRALATAYRDALSRGALSGDDVLAHDVCFTAGTRRTHHLHRLAVRGASREDLVAGLDAALTNWSSSASPARGRKLAFMFSGHNSQWVGMARGLLDEPVFAEALGACSRALAPYLGESLLDLLASGEDRYHEMHVVHPALFSVQVALAALWRSWGVEPDAVVGHSFGEIAAAHVSGALSLDDAARVIGLRSVLYERLRTSGPRGAMASVELSTDDARAAIADMNDRVFIAVSTGPTSSVLSGEATAVEQVVKELEQRGIFGRLLRVSIAGHSPHVEPLREELVAGLQGIEPRQTAVPMFSTVLGQYIDGEALDADYWGRNLRDRVRFWDALQGLAEDGFDAFLEVSPHPVLQNAVEQGLHQLGRDGLALPSLRRDEPERPSLLDTLGALYTAGYPIEFGRLFPSGGRVVDLPTYRFQRTRHWIETPTRNAPAGQTSARGPRLLGERITSARSPGEHYLALALAPAAFPLLKEYVLRRLPLVSPAVLLGIAWAAAAEVLDVSPTTGPDHRASPLVLEDVALHTPWVVPQEGPRHAQLILSSRAENDASFEIFSSATPGGPWQRHAAGRSRRLSPDEISMPAPVALAEIRARCAEELTGEAFLDGLAAGGLALGPGLRCVERVWRRPGEVLGLFKLSERGAAEAGALRLHPALLDNALHLLEAASSAENEGTRIAATFERVRIAGQPGAVVWGHARLREENDTPPGTVTGDVSLLDEAGRAFAELAGVTLTPAPRTLVGETARHCLDTWSYEIRWEAMARTPPRRPVEKGAWLVLADRGGLGEAAADQLTRRGHVALLATSGPREALGGGRFHIDPASRADLAWLLDHARGAGPAVRGVVHLLSLDAPPTEALTLETLVAAQQLGCATVPPLVQALLDAALPISPQLWLITRGAQPAGGAPEPLAVAQAPLWGIGRIAALEHPELWGGLLDLDPHAPSGAIQAEAARVVDELLGPDGEDLLALRGAERRVARLIRSPALPLPAERPGLRPDATYLITGGLHGLGLEVARWMVEAGARHLVLTGRRGLPDPTADGAAEIHTAIANLERAGASIRIVAADASNLGQMEALFADIARHGPPLAGIVHAAGTSRPALLAQTDQAAVEFLLAPKVQGAWILDHLTRELDLDFLVLFSSAAAVWGGGLLGPYAAANHFLDAIAHHRRALGRTALSINWGSWQAGSMLTHMPEDARRYLEGIGFGTMPLDEALEVLGWLLGTPLAQRAIASIDWGRFKPIFEARRRRPLLDLIEAPAANASPAADELLLRRLEADGPEARMTRLIEHTRRLVTETLQLEEPAAFDLDQGFFQLGMDSIMSVQIRKRLEADLGRRLPPTLAFDHPSVRRLATYLATEILAPTPETAAPPSPDASSAPSPTGSETAPDPLDALTEDELVALLAAELWPARAGLSDARSGTLSEGPQRPEPHTA